From Gadus macrocephalus chromosome 16, ASM3116895v1:
ATCAGCCAAGGTCATTACAATCTTCATATTAAATAAATCAATCTTCATACTCCATTTGAAAATAGTAAGCTACAGCTGTAGCATAAGCCGTAGTGTCAGACTTCAAGTGAGAGTAACTTCAACTGGATGGACAAAACTGGGGCCTCTGTGCTGCTAATCCCAAGTGTTTGATGCAAAGTATTTAGATCGCTAGACGATAGCTGAGGTCTTCTGGGTCAGAGTGGGCACTGCAAAGAAACAATGAGAGTGATGAACCAATCTTGATTAAACAAGTGACCAAAGCAAACACAGTTCAGTTGTCAGGGGACTTGCCATAGTCTGTATGGTGAGTGACAAATGTATATGAATTCAGCAAATTGGATAGAGAAAAAGCTGCAATAACCAGTACTGGCCAAGAGATGGTGCAGTTTCTCAACTTTATATTGTATGGCAGGGTAAGGCTTAGAATCAGGAACAGACTCACATTGTGGGCAGGTCATTCTCCATCGTCCACCATGCCTTTGATTTCTCCCTCTGCTctcatctaaaaaaaaaaggaaacacaatGTCAAGGAACGGTGCTGGAGCAAAACACCCCAAAATCTGTCAATGGGCATCATGCCAATAAATTTGTGATCGTCTTAAACGGCTAGTTTAATGAACGACACCTGTTCATGTGAGTGCACGCCTTCATGAGCATCTGAAGTAGTAACATTTATGCACCAAAGCTTGTATATAAGGAAGAGCATTTCATAATAATAGGCGCCAGGCAAAGAAAAAAGTGCAGAAAACACAGTGTCTCTTTTTAACATATTCATTTGTCAAAACCATGTAACAAGAATCGTTTGGCCGAACTAAATAGATTTTTTTGCTTTGCCCAACGTATGTGACTCATACAACAAGTCTAGTCTACTCGTAGATTTGGTGTGTGCAGAAGAGAACATGTGAGAAGTGCTTTTAAATGGCATGTGAGAGCACACCTTCAGAGTGACTCATCTATGAACTCACTGGCTTGGTTAATAGGTTATAGGTTGGGAGAAATTAAAACGTGCATCCTCCTTGACTCTCCTCCCACTCTATTAGTTTGGTACAACACGCCTTGTACCAGGCGTGTTGTATAAAACTAATAAGAGtgggaggagaagaaaaaaaaaggtaaatggactgcaatcatatagcgcttttatccaaagcgctttacaatattgctgGACATtaacccattcatgcacacagtcacacagtgacggcagagtcaaccatgcaagatGAAAGCAAGCTCGACAGCAGCAGGTGTCTCGCGAAgcagggatcgaaccagcaaccttatGGTCACCAGCCAAGCCGCTCTACCGCCCAACTTGTACCAAGTACAGAGAGCAGAGCTTACCTTGTCCAGCTCCTTCTGGGTCTCCTCCTCCATGCGCCTGATGTCGTCCATAGACAGCTCCACCCACTGGTCCAACGAGCAGAACAGCTGCCTGTGGAAGTTGTTAAACAAACGTGCCTCTTgctgtgaagaggaggagggggccggGTGTaaaggagagagaatgagtgagaTGGAGGACCAAAGCAACACAATGGGATGGAACAAGGAGAGAAAAAGTTATTTACCTTATGGATTAAATTCTCCATTTTGCCTTGAATTACTCTCCATTTGAAATGGACCGTTACAAGCTTGTAAGCACACATGTGAGGACAGGCCAAATTGTTCTTCAGCTCTGTCTGAAAAAACGATGTTTGGTAATATAAAACAGCTATTTTGTTGTCAAACATTATTTTATAGCAACTGCCAAACTTTATTATATGTCCTGATGGTGAACTCACAACCAGAGTTTTCAAAGCAATATTAGGTACAAAGAATTCTGCACATGAAGTTACCTAGCACAAATAAGAGCATCACAGAATGGGACAGAATACTGGTACCTTCCAGTTAGGTCCCAGGAGCCCTCGGCTGGTCTTCTTTGATACGAAGGTGGCAGGATCTTCATCCGGCTTGTAATCCTGCATAAACAATGTCAACAAAAAGTTTTAAAAACAACCTAAATACCTTGAAACAGAGCTAGGGTACCCACAAAGGTGTTAGAGACACCAAGCAAAGCTGAAAGCTGCATCTCACCTAAACCTACCTTTTGTCCTACTTGAGTTCGGTCAGCGATGTCGATGTGAATCACCTCTGCCTTCTTCCAGTCATCAGGGTCTAGTCCATGAACCTGCAAGGGGGTCATGCACCTCGATGGTTACAATGGATATTAAAGAAAAACTAACCCTTAAACCAGTTATGTGATATGGATTAATCCTGGTCCACTCAAATTTATCTTGTTTTGAAAACGTAGGATGAGATGTAAATATGAACAAAAATTGCCATCTGTAAGTTCAATGCATGCTATTGCATGTGCAACCTTTTTGAAACATTAAAAATGCCCGAAAATAGACTACAgaagcaatggaatcatttgaaaATCAGTAACACTTAGTATACTGTGCAACGTGTCGTTGGGACTACAGGCTTGTAGTCCACGTTGAGTCGTCTTACATTGTCCGTCTGTCCCATGTCGGGCTTGTGCCACGTCTCAATCTTGATGAAGAAGTTCTCACCCATGTATTCAttctgtggaggagggggttaaTAAAGTAAGTTAGTtctgcgcgcacgcacacacacacacacacacacacacacacacacacacacacacacacacacacacacacacacacacacacacacacacacacacacacacacacacacacacacacacacacacacacacacacacacacacacacgtgaaatCAAGCTTGACATTGCAAGACTGATTTAATCTAGTTACAGTCTCATCTTTCAGCTAAAAAGCAATAGGTGGTAAAATGTCTTGCAACACATGACCCATTTCCATACGCATTTGCTGGCTTGGCTCGACTAGGCTCTCTGCAGTGGCCCAGGGCAGCTTGGAATGCCTCTCCATTACAATAGAGCTACCCTCAAGCAACCAAAAATCACTGTGGTGTCCGTTTATCTAATCCTTCAGTAACCTTTGTTAATTATATAGTTACAggaacaaacaaataataatgaacCAAAAGGATGCACTACTACTGTGTTGAGTGTGGGCCTATAGTCCTACAATTTGAGACAACATCTTGTTCCAACAACCAACCAGGCCCAACGTCACCGCTGAGGCGTGTCTGGCATGCTTGTCCTGacactgaagagggtccagacTATAATTTAGAAACAACTGGTGCAAGAGACTATGTTACTGCCAGTCTCCTGTAACCAGTTTGTGAAGGTTCTACTCTGCTCTGAATTCAAGTTCCAATCTCTTCTTGACATGGTCGTGGCTTTCCCTCGGAACTTCAAAGTCACAAAAAAGGGACTCCGGCGGCGAGGACACAGCGGACGTGAGGAGCTCAGCCTGGCTCATGGCTGATTGGGAAGTCTGTGTCCGAGAAAGGGTTAAGCTTCTTGAACACTCCTAGTTCGCCACAGTTTGTGGCGCATTTCACACAAAACATCTCATGCACCACACTTGCATAAAGACAATGTCCCAAAGTTGGTGTGGGTCGTaccaatatactgtatatatatatatatatatatatatatatatatagtacgtgtgtgtgtgtgtgtgtgtgttttatatatatatatatatatatatatatatatacatacatacatacacatatatatatatatatatatttacacatatgtatacatgtatgaaATAGGGGTTCTGTTCCATTCTTACAAAATAATATGAAGCTTAACAGGAAACTCAGGGACCAGACCAGGGCTGCAGTACTTACAGTTAGAACTGGATCAGTGTTGGGAGAGGGAGGTCAcagcagacagacgggtcaggACAGGAAAGAGAAGAAACACACTCCTTTACATTTGTAGTATTTCACCAATACTATGAGAATAGTTCTGCCCTGGCAGAAGGAGTACAACACTCTTTAATGTCGGTCGAGCGCAGTCAGTATTCTAACTTGATGTTTATATTCTCCAAGCTTGTTCATGTGTATGATATATGATATTAGGTTTTTAAACTTTGTAAACTGCCTGACTGAAATCGCCACATGAGGGTCAAAGGTTCTGATCAGTTTCCCCAACATAAGAGGGGATGTTTTTGGTGAAATAAGTTCATTGTTTAAACTGCAGTCAAAGTAATAAAGATAAATATTCATCAGCCTGTTGAAGGATTGGCCGGTTTTCTAAGACACCAGgttaattgttgacattgtcGAGGTGAAAATCAGGATTTGTATTCAACAGAGCCTCTGGCAGTATTGACACGTCACTACACAGGGCAGCTGGCGAGCCATTAAAATCCACTCTGTGTGAATACTTTTCGAAATACAGCCTCAGCATTCAGAGTTCACACACAAAGTACTTATGCCCAACCAGGCCCGTTAATATGCACGTACCTAGGTTAGACAAAAGATACAGCTATGGGAGCTGCTAAACACTTTCATAATGGATATCAATTAATCACCAATGTCGAATCCATCTAGAATTCATCACCATCATAAATCAGGGCTGATTTATGTCTGAACTTCAATAGACCCAATCCTTGGGTCCTCACAAACGGGCCAcatacacctgtgtgtgtgtgtgtgtgtgtgtgtgtgtgtgtgtgtgtgtgtgtgtgtgtgtgtgtgtgtgtgtgtgtgtgtgtgtgtgtgtcttacttgTTCGACAATATGGATAGGCATTCCAGGCCTTCTCGTGAACCTCAAGAGAACCTTTGGGTGCCATCACACGAAGAAATTTTGGAACTTTACTGCGGATAAAAATAAATTGATTCAGAATGGAGCGACACCTCTTCTTCCCCCATGCTCATGTGATCATAATAAGTATGAGTCCAGGTCACACTATACACCTTTTAAAGCCGATGAGCAGACCCAATTCATTCCTTCATAGCGACCCCTTCAGCGTATGACAAAGGATCCATCCTAGTGATGAATAGAAAACAATGATCCGTCCCGGGCCCTACCTCTGCAGGTAGTAGATCTTGTGCGTGTACTGCCCCTTCTCCCCGTCCTTCTCGTAGGGCTCGTTGACCAGCACCTTCACGCCCTCGCCCCCGCCCGTCTCGTTCTTACTGGCCTCCGCCACGGCGTACAGCTGACCCACTtggtactgcacacacacatcagggagATACACAAGAAATGCAACAatgacacacgcacaagcaaaaCAAAGCTGAAAAGTTTGGGACAACAGCTACATGCAGGGGGCAGGGACACAGCACCATGTGACCACACATCCTGACCTCAGTTAACCATTTCCCCCTCTTTTCCACActcagtacgtttacatgcacagcttaatcaGATTACAGCCATAGTTCGACTATGCTCCGTAATTCGACAACTGCAATCGTCCGAGtatacatggcggtgagaaaatcgattcattggccgaagcatGTCATACCCCGGTTCGATAGGTGGCGCTGTACCCCTTTCAACTAGTGGTAATAAAACCACCGGctgacctctttacgtcaccagcaacaacaaactcaggcggcattcgagaaagatgttttcagtagacagctgtcagttcggaaccgggtccatgtcatttctccgacgctccattgttccgacctctcggCCGTATGCGGACTCCCGACGGAGGACCTCCGCCACCGGCGTGTGTGTCCTCCGGCGGGAGAGCCCCTCCGGCGGGAGTCTGCATGTGATGTTCAGGCCACAGAGCCGACAGAACGGATGGACCCACAATACATTTCaagagcgccccatgcaaagtcaatgagatccgtcgacggacgcatgtagtgtgaatgAAAGGTTATGCTCTATGTTAGATACGCATACGGATGCGGACAGAAAATCTGTCCGTACTCTTTTTTCTCTGCGTACATTTTGTCCGTATTTCATTTTGTCCGTATTTCATTTCGTCCATATGTCCTCTAGAGGATGTTTTGCTCAACGTCCATTCCAACGTAAAAGACGCATGAAAGTATGAGGGCAGTGACGTTTAGACCGTTGATAACGTATGTCTCTATTTACGAACGAAATGGGAGCATAACTGAGCCTTTATGCAACTCAATCTAATAATCTAGGGGTCTTAATAAGACTATGAGAAACTCAATTTGGTTAGATTTTAGTCCAactaaggtgtatacatgcatcttaataatccaatcatagtcgGACCAACCCAATAATTAGATTTTCTGTAAAGGCTGACTGACTTCAGATCCTTCCCTTCAGCAAAAGAGTCCTGTCCACTACGAACTctggccaccacacacacacacacacacacacacacacacacacacacacacacacacacacacacacacacacacacacacacacacacacacgtacgttggGGTGAGACGTGGAGTCGCTCTGTTACTAATGCCGCAAGCATGAGTCACATGGGCAGTGCCACAGAAGGTTGAGTCAGCGACCAAGAGACTGTGTAGGgctttaaaagaaaacacagaatcACCAGGACACCGTTAAACACATCAACACCTCTGTATGCATCGTGTTCCCCTAATGATAAAGTTGGGCCCTGCCAGGCCTGGATAGCGTAAGCCCTCATACAGAGAAGCATGGATGCCTACTCTAAGCCCTCATACACAGAGCAACCTCTAAGCCCTCATACAGTGTGGTCTTTAAGACCTCATACAGAGTAGTCTGAATGCAGTCTCTAGCCCTCATACCCCGAGTAGCCTGGATGCAGTCGCTAAGCCCTTATACACAGAGTAGCCTGAATGCAGTGTTTTAGCCCTCATACACAGAGTAGCCTGGATGCAGGGTTTTTGCCCTTATACAGTGTAGTAGTAGCCTGGATGAAGTCTTTCTATCTCTGGCGAAGTCACAGAACTGACCCGACTGGGGGCTTTTGGTTCTGCTGCGTGGTTGCTCCCGTAGGTTGCTGTGATCGACTAGGATCTCAGGAATGTGACTTGACGTGTAGaaccagtgtgtgcgtgtgtcacatTGGCCTCGCCTGTCTGATCCATCATAGACTACAGCGACAACAAAGACAAGTTGAACAGTTTCATGATACCGGTCTGTCGGTCAGGTTCAGCCAGATATGGACCAGATCGCTTTTGGCTTTTGTCTGAAGAAACGGCAAGCGGTGACAAGTCAGTGTGTTAGTCTTTGCCATGGTATCAGATCACATCCTCATAATTAGGCCTATTTCTGAGTTTTATTTAGAACATAACAttcccaaagtaaatagagtatatctccacaactgtcAGTGCAATAACAtgaaatattgaaaaaaat
This genomic window contains:
- the LOC132475072 gene encoding phosphatidylinositol transfer protein alpha isoform-like; translation: MIIKEFRVVLPISVEEYQVGQLYAVAEASKNETGGGEGVKVLVNEPYEKDGEKGQYTHKIYYLQSKVPKFLRVMAPKGSLEVHEKAWNAYPYCRTILTNEYMGENFFIKIETWHKPDMGQTDNVHGLDPDDWKKAEVIHIDIADRTQVGQKDYKPDEDPATFVSKKTSRGLLGPNWKTELKNNLACPHMCAYKLVTVHFKWRVIQGKMENLIHKQEARLFNNFHRQLFCSLDQWVELSMDDIRRMEEETQKELDKMRAEGEIKGMVDDGE